A section of the Bacillus sp. HSf4 genome encodes:
- the narJ gene encoding nitrate reductase molybdenum cofactor assembly chaperone, whose protein sequence is MEMQWMEEDRLVFKLCSLFLRYPDKEWTESEEVNQIVDEMTDKGMKHCLRQFLTYVNETSYKELCENYVRWFDFSEPKTLYLTHARFGENRERGLAFVKLKMEFAKAGFYIKNDELPDYLPLILEFASIAEKDFVQKVFLIHKKAIDQLLTELEKEDNPYGFLLKACLADIATYLPSNEKDAEHHAG, encoded by the coding sequence ATGGAAATGCAATGGATGGAAGAAGATAGATTGGTGTTTAAACTTTGTTCATTATTCTTGAGATATCCAGATAAAGAATGGACTGAATCGGAAGAAGTAAATCAAATTGTGGATGAAATGACGGACAAAGGGATGAAACACTGCCTCCGGCAGTTTCTGACCTATGTGAATGAAACCTCTTATAAAGAGTTGTGCGAGAACTATGTGAGGTGGTTCGACTTTAGCGAACCAAAAACCCTTTATTTAACTCATGCAAGGTTTGGAGAGAACAGAGAGCGCGGCTTGGCTTTTGTAAAACTAAAAATGGAGTTTGCAAAAGCCGGGTTTTACATTAAAAATGATGAATTGCCTGATTATTTACCGCTTATCTTAGAGTTTGCATCAATTGCCGAAAAAGACTTTGTTCAAAAGGTGTTTTTAATCCACAAAAAAGCAATTGATCAATTGCTGACAGAACTCGAAAAAGAGGATAATCCGTATGGTTTTTTATTAAAAGCTTGTTTAGCAGACATTGCGACATATTTGCCGTCTAATGAAAAAGACGCGGAGCACCATGCGGGATAA
- a CDS encoding ParB/RepB/Spo0J family partition protein — MGKPFISPVYNILRVPIRKIQANSYNPNYVAPPEMKLLERSILEDGYTMPIVCYYLKEEDHYEIVDGFHRYMVMKRCEEIAQREDYCLPVSVIDKPLSDRMASTIRHNRARGTHSIDIMVDIVQKLTEAGLSDSWIMENIGMDQDELLRLKQISGIASLFAEDEFSEAWESDDII; from the coding sequence ATGGGAAAACCTTTTATAAGCCCAGTATACAATATCTTGCGAGTACCGATTAGGAAGATTCAAGCAAATTCCTACAATCCGAATTACGTTGCCCCACCAGAAATGAAACTATTGGAGCGATCCATTTTAGAAGATGGCTATACGATGCCGATTGTTTGTTATTACTTGAAGGAAGAAGATCACTACGAAATCGTGGACGGTTTCCACCGTTATATGGTGATGAAGCGATGTGAAGAAATCGCACAACGTGAGGATTATTGCTTACCTGTTTCTGTCATTGACAAGCCTTTATCTGATCGGATGGCAAGTACGATCCGGCACAATCGAGCACGTGGTACGCACTCGATTGATATTATGGTAGATATTGTTCAAAAACTGACGGAAGCGGGGCTTAGTGATTCGTGGATCATGGAAAATATCGGTATGGATCAAGATGAACTTTTGCGATTAAAACAGATCAGCGGCATCGCATCTTTGTTTGCGGAAGATGAATTTTCAGAAGCGTGGGAAAGTGATGATATTATATGA
- the moaA gene encoding GTP 3',8-cyclase MoaA: protein MKSNQINDKYERPLQDLRISIMDKCNFRCSYCMPAEAFGEDYSFMPQNELLTYDEIERIVIQFTELGVRKIRLTGGEPLLRKDIHLLIERLSKINNIDDIAMTTNGLLLVKQAHALKEAGLMRVNISLDALNEHTIQSMNGRNIKSERILSGIDAALDARLFVKVNMVVIKGVNENEVLKMAAYCKNRRITLRFIEFMDVGQTNDWDFSKVVTKKELLDIVSSVWPLEELQKDKLGEVASRYKYKGTNIEIGFISSVSEPFCNNCTRARISADGKLYTCLFAENGYDLRGMIRSGATDEEIKNKISEVWKKRTDKYSELRTAETAKHRKKIEMSYIGG, encoded by the coding sequence ATGAAAAGTAATCAAATCAACGACAAGTACGAGCGTCCACTTCAAGATTTGCGTATTTCCATTATGGATAAATGCAATTTTCGCTGTTCTTATTGTATGCCTGCAGAAGCCTTTGGAGAAGACTATTCATTTATGCCTCAGAATGAGCTTCTGACTTATGATGAAATTGAAAGAATTGTTATCCAATTTACCGAGTTAGGTGTAAGAAAAATTCGTTTAACTGGGGGAGAACCTCTTTTAAGAAAAGATATTCACCTTCTGATTGAAAGGCTGTCAAAAATAAATAATATTGACGACATAGCAATGACTACAAATGGATTATTATTGGTTAAACAAGCTCATGCGTTAAAGGAAGCCGGACTAATGCGTGTAAATATAAGCCTTGATGCATTGAATGAACATACCATTCAATCGATGAACGGTCGTAATATTAAATCGGAGAGGATTTTAAGCGGAATTGATGCCGCCCTTGATGCAAGACTTTTTGTTAAGGTAAATATGGTTGTGATAAAGGGCGTCAATGAAAATGAGGTATTAAAAATGGCCGCTTACTGTAAAAATAGGCGGATAACCTTAAGGTTTATTGAATTTATGGATGTCGGCCAAACCAATGATTGGGATTTTTCTAAAGTGGTAACAAAAAAGGAGTTATTAGATATAGTTTCATCTGTTTGGCCACTTGAAGAGCTTCAAAAAGATAAATTAGGTGAAGTTGCTTCGAGGTATAAATATAAGGGGACAAATATAGAAATTGGATTTATTTCATCTGTTTCAGAGCCGTTTTGCAATAATTGTACACGAGCTCGTATATCAGCGGATGGAAAACTTTATACATGCTTGTTTGCTGAAAATGGTTATGACTTACGAGGTATGATAAGATCTGGTGCTACAGATGAAGAAATTAAAAATAAAATTT
- a CDS encoding nitrate/nitrite transporter, translating to MKLTKIQLPLQTFSLIVGFMVWVIISSLMTYIKQDIALSSAQISWVTAIPVILGSVLRVPIGYWTNRYGARRVFLISLLFLIAPVYYLSLANTFNDLVIAGLFLGVGGAIFSVGVTSLPKYYPKDRHGFVNGVYGVGNIGTALTSFGAPFLANQLGWEATVRIFLIPLLILAVLNILLGDRHEPKVKTALKEQILNVYRDEKLWFLSLFYFITFGSFVAFTVYLPNFLVTQFKLSEVDAGLRTAGFITICTLFRPLGGWLGDKFSPFKVLMIVFSGLTFSGVLLSFSPTITLYTVGVLTVAVCSGIGNGTTFKLVPLYFSKQGGIVNGIVSAMGGLGGFFPPLILTAVNQMTGSDAIGFMALSEFALASLIIVIWMFYSDRLRLADNIVENTGQGVMVTNTNGIIQKVNPAFSAVTGYQEEEAVGQTPRLLRSGRHDRNFYEEMWKELEKSGYWQGEIWNKRKNGKEYLEWLTISAVENDAGEVMYYVAIFSDISQKT from the coding sequence ATGAAGTTAACAAAAATTCAGCTACCCCTTCAAACATTCAGCTTAATTGTGGGGTTTATGGTGTGGGTCATTATTTCATCATTAATGACATATATCAAACAGGATATAGCACTTTCGTCAGCGCAAATATCATGGGTAACCGCAATTCCAGTAATATTAGGATCTGTTCTTAGGGTGCCTATTGGTTACTGGACGAATCGGTATGGAGCAAGGCGTGTTTTTCTCATAAGCCTTTTATTTTTGATAGCCCCCGTCTATTATTTAAGCCTTGCTAATACTTTTAATGACTTAGTCATCGCTGGGCTATTTTTAGGAGTCGGCGGAGCAATATTTTCGGTAGGAGTTACTTCTTTGCCAAAGTATTATCCAAAAGACCGGCATGGATTTGTCAATGGGGTGTATGGAGTTGGAAATATTGGAACAGCGCTGACTTCATTTGGTGCTCCTTTTCTTGCAAATCAACTCGGGTGGGAAGCCACTGTCAGGATTTTTCTGATTCCTTTGCTCATATTGGCTGTTCTAAATATCTTATTGGGAGATAGACATGAGCCAAAAGTGAAAACAGCTTTAAAGGAGCAAATCCTCAATGTTTATCGGGATGAAAAACTATGGTTTCTCAGCCTTTTTTATTTTATAACGTTTGGCTCATTTGTTGCATTTACCGTATACCTTCCTAATTTTTTGGTTACTCAATTTAAACTAAGCGAAGTTGATGCAGGGTTGCGTACAGCAGGATTTATCACGATTTGTACGCTGTTTCGCCCCCTTGGAGGATGGCTGGGGGATAAATTCAGTCCATTTAAAGTTCTTATGATTGTATTTTCAGGATTAACTTTCTCTGGGGTATTACTCTCTTTTTCTCCAACGATTACATTGTATACCGTAGGAGTTTTAACAGTGGCGGTTTGTTCGGGAATTGGAAATGGAACCACGTTTAAACTGGTACCTCTCTATTTTTCAAAACAAGGCGGCATTGTTAATGGAATTGTTTCAGCCATGGGCGGACTTGGGGGATTTTTTCCGCCTCTCATTTTAACTGCGGTCAATCAGATGACAGGGAGTGATGCGATTGGTTTCATGGCGTTATCCGAGTTTGCCTTGGCAAGCTTAATTATAGTTATTTGGATGTTTTATTCTGACAGGCTTAGACTTGCGGACAACATTGTTGAAAATACTGGTCAAGGGGTAATGGTTACTAACACTAACGGCATTATTCAAAAAGTAAATCCTGCATTTAGTGCTGTAACCGGATACCAAGAAGAAGAAGCTGTTGGCCAAACTCCGCGGCTTTTAAGGTCTGGAAGACATGATAGAAATTTTTACGAAGAAATGTGGAAGGAACTCGAGAAAAGTGGGTATTGGCAGGGCGAGATTTGGAATAAGCGTAAAAATGGAAAAGAATATCTCGAATGGTTAACAATCAGCGCCGTTGAAAATGATGCCGGTGAAGTCATGTATTATGTAGCAATTTTTAGCGATATTTCTCAAAAAACGTAA
- the narI gene encoding respiratory nitrate reductase subunit gamma has product MTKLDYFLWVIIPYLSLTIFVVGHIHRYNTDQFGWSAQSSEFIQKDQFLKWGSTLFHYGVIFVFFGHVAGVLIPKGLYDVIGITEHMYHFGAVWFGGAAGVMMVVGGALLTVRRLRSKRVRRNSPKKDLYVLLLIGVVTVVGFTNTVAYTATGGEFDYRATIGPWFRGILSFQPSPYLVMNAPLGFQLHILAAFVLFAVWPYTRLVHVWSLPLEYLSRKYIVYRKMNPKKALKYIERKN; this is encoded by the coding sequence ATGACAAAATTAGATTATTTCTTATGGGTAATCATCCCCTATTTATCGTTAACGATTTTTGTTGTCGGCCATATTCATCGTTATAATACAGATCAATTCGGTTGGTCGGCCCAATCAAGCGAATTTATCCAAAAAGATCAATTTTTGAAGTGGGGGAGCACACTGTTTCACTACGGCGTAATTTTTGTTTTCTTTGGACATGTGGCAGGGGTGCTGATTCCTAAAGGGCTTTATGATGTGATCGGAATAACTGAACATATGTATCACTTTGGCGCTGTATGGTTCGGGGGAGCCGCCGGGGTGATGATGGTTGTTGGAGGAGCATTATTGACAGTACGACGGCTTAGAAGCAAAAGGGTAAGGAGAAACAGCCCAAAAAAAGACCTTTATGTTTTGCTTTTAATCGGAGTTGTGACCGTTGTTGGTTTTACGAATACTGTGGCTTATACAGCGACAGGGGGAGAGTTTGACTACCGGGCAACGATAGGTCCGTGGTTCAGGGGAATTTTGAGCTTTCAGCCTTCTCCATATTTGGTGATGAACGCACCGCTCGGGTTTCAACTTCATATTTTGGCGGCGTTTGTTTTATTTGCAGTTTGGCCTTATACGAGGTTGGTTCATGTGTGGAGTCTGCCTTTAGAATATTTGTCTAGAAAGTACATCGTATACAGAAAAATGAATCCGAAAAAAGCCCTTAAATATATAGAACGGAAAAATTAA
- a CDS encoding nitrate reductase subunit alpha, producing the protein MKKKISPLLKKMTFFGRTTDLNNHSTLSSADRESEKYYRRRWQHDKVVRTTHGVNCTGSCSWKVHVKDGIITWETQQTDYPTTGPNMPEYEPRGCPRGASFSWYTYSPIRVRYPYVRSALLKVWKEAFKKTNDPVEAWKIISENPDMQKSYKSARGKGGFVRANWDEVNMMIAAQLIFTIKKYGPDRIVGFSPIPAMSMVSYAGGARFLNLIGAPLLSFYDWYADLPPASPQIWGEQTDVPESSDWYNSSYLLVWGSNLPQTRTPDAHFYVEARYNGTKVVSISPDYAEFVKFADHWLNVSPGMDSALAMAMTHVVLKEFYVDQKTPYFEDYVKKYTDLPFLIILKKSANHYKTDRFLRASDLGMNVNKAEWKTIVFDKNSNQYAAPNGTIGHRWSEGGEWNLHLKDTENQLGDLEPALSFLGIEDETVLLQFPYFGQEQKQIIARGVPVKEIQQNDESVYVTTVFDLMLAQTGVNRGLPGDYPKNYDDPKPYTPAWQEQITGVDRKLAAQIAREFAQNAVDSKGRSMIIMGSGINHWYHSDTIYRAILNLVLLTGSQGVNGGGWAHYVGQEKVRPLEGWQTVAMGRDWGGPPRLQNGTSFFYFVTEQWRYEDQKSSDLISPLVEKPRYHHLGDYNVLAARLGWLPSYPQFNKNSITLYEEAKAANNDEAVKYVVDQIKNGQMKFAIEEPSNPVNFPKALFVWRGNLIGSSAKGHEYFLKHLLGTHSSILGDQDQSLHAEEVDAASVAQDGKLDLLINMDFRMSGTGLYSDIVLPAATWYEKYDISSTDMHPFIHPFNPAITPPWESRSDWDTFKKLAKTFQSLAEKYLPETVKDIVTEPLLHDTSDETSQALGLIPDWKNNKIEPIPGENFPRIHVVEREYTKVYDKFIALGPNIREKIGAKGLSWDAKEEYDELKDILGTAKTTKEYKDCPDISADRNAAEAILTLSSTTNGSLAMKAWDTLEKKTGQKLKDLAIERAEEHISFDEITAQPRKVLSSPVYSGTETGNRRYSPFTTNIERLIPFRTLTGRQHFFLDHEIMREFGEDLPTFKAPLRKAAFYNKDGKPASTTQEIKLRYLTPHFKWSYHSTYYDTLPMLTLFRGGPHVWMNNKDAETVGIRDNDWLEMYNRNGVVVARAVVSHRLPRGVAFMYHVQDRTINVPGSKITKERGGTFNSPTRIHVKPTQMIGGYAQLSYGFNYYGPTGNQRDEQVVIRKLERNEVDWLED; encoded by the coding sequence ATGAAGAAAAAAATATCTCCGTTGCTCAAAAAGATGACTTTTTTTGGTCGTACCACAGATTTAAACAATCATAGTACGTTATCTAGTGCTGACCGCGAGTCTGAAAAATACTACCGCAGGAGATGGCAGCATGATAAAGTGGTTCGCACCACTCATGGCGTGAATTGCACAGGTTCCTGCAGCTGGAAAGTCCATGTAAAAGACGGAATAATTACATGGGAAACACAACAAACAGATTATCCGACTACAGGCCCTAATATGCCTGAATATGAGCCAAGAGGATGTCCGCGCGGTGCAAGTTTCTCATGGTACACATACAGCCCTATACGTGTTCGTTATCCATATGTGAGAAGCGCGCTGTTAAAGGTGTGGAAGGAAGCTTTCAAAAAAACAAACGATCCTGTAGAAGCATGGAAAATCATTTCCGAGAATCCCGATATGCAAAAATCCTATAAATCTGCACGCGGAAAAGGTGGATTTGTCCGGGCAAACTGGGACGAAGTCAATATGATGATTGCTGCTCAATTGATTTTTACGATCAAGAAATATGGTCCGGATCGCATTGTAGGCTTTTCACCGATTCCGGCAATGTCCATGGTCAGTTATGCGGGCGGAGCGAGGTTTTTGAACTTAATCGGCGCGCCGCTACTCAGCTTTTATGATTGGTACGCTGACCTTCCGCCTGCATCGCCGCAGATATGGGGCGAACAGACGGATGTTCCTGAAAGCTCTGATTGGTACAACTCCAGCTACCTGTTGGTTTGGGGTTCTAATTTGCCGCAAACGAGAACACCTGATGCACATTTCTACGTGGAAGCCAGATATAACGGAACTAAAGTGGTTTCTATTAGTCCTGACTATGCTGAGTTTGTTAAGTTTGCCGATCATTGGTTAAACGTCAGTCCAGGTATGGATTCTGCGTTGGCGATGGCGATGACCCATGTTGTTCTCAAAGAATTTTATGTCGATCAAAAAACGCCCTATTTCGAAGATTACGTCAAGAAATATACGGATCTGCCTTTTCTCATTATATTAAAAAAGAGCGCCAATCACTATAAAACAGACCGATTTTTGCGGGCAAGCGACCTGGGGATGAATGTAAACAAGGCTGAATGGAAAACGATAGTATTTGATAAAAACTCCAATCAGTATGCTGCACCTAATGGAACCATCGGCCATCGCTGGTCTGAAGGAGGGGAGTGGAATTTACACCTGAAAGATACTGAAAATCAGCTCGGAGATCTTGAACCTGCACTCTCCTTTTTAGGGATTGAAGATGAAACCGTATTGCTGCAGTTTCCTTACTTTGGTCAAGAACAGAAGCAAATTATCGCGCGAGGAGTACCAGTTAAGGAAATTCAACAAAATGACGAGTCTGTTTATGTCACAACCGTCTTTGATCTCATGCTCGCGCAAACAGGCGTGAATCGCGGATTGCCCGGTGATTATCCAAAAAATTATGATGACCCGAAACCATACACACCGGCATGGCAAGAACAAATTACCGGTGTGGATCGCAAATTAGCTGCCCAAATTGCAAGAGAATTCGCCCAAAATGCGGTTGATAGCAAAGGCCGGTCGATGATTATTATGGGGTCAGGCATTAACCATTGGTATCATTCTGATACCATTTACAGGGCGATCCTCAATCTAGTTTTGTTAACAGGTTCACAGGGAGTAAACGGTGGAGGCTGGGCACATTACGTCGGCCAGGAAAAAGTACGCCCCCTTGAGGGATGGCAAACTGTTGCGATGGGCCGTGACTGGGGAGGTCCGCCGCGTTTACAAAATGGGACATCTTTCTTTTATTTCGTGACAGAGCAATGGCGTTATGAAGACCAAAAATCTTCAGATTTAATTTCACCATTAGTCGAGAAGCCCAGATATCATCATCTTGGAGATTATAATGTGCTCGCTGCAAGATTAGGATGGCTGCCTTCGTATCCGCAGTTTAATAAAAACTCCATTACCCTATACGAGGAAGCGAAGGCAGCTAATAACGATGAAGCCGTGAAGTATGTCGTTGATCAAATCAAAAATGGGCAAATGAAATTTGCAATTGAAGAGCCGAGCAATCCGGTTAATTTTCCGAAAGCGTTATTTGTCTGGCGGGGAAATTTAATCGGAAGTTCAGCAAAGGGACATGAGTACTTCCTAAAGCACCTGCTCGGTACGCATTCAAGCATTCTAGGAGATCAAGATCAATCCCTGCATGCAGAAGAGGTAGATGCAGCATCGGTTGCACAAGATGGAAAGCTCGATTTGCTGATTAATATGGATTTTCGGATGTCCGGTACAGGATTGTATTCGGATATTGTCTTGCCAGCTGCAACCTGGTATGAAAAATATGATATCAGCTCAACCGATATGCATCCTTTTATTCACCCTTTCAATCCTGCGATTACACCGCCATGGGAGAGCCGGTCTGATTGGGATACGTTTAAAAAGCTGGCTAAAACGTTTCAATCTTTAGCTGAAAAATATCTGCCGGAGACGGTAAAGGACATTGTCACTGAACCGCTCCTTCACGATACTTCAGATGAGACATCACAGGCGTTAGGATTGATCCCTGATTGGAAAAATAACAAAATCGAACCTATTCCTGGAGAGAACTTCCCGCGTATTCATGTCGTCGAAAGGGAGTATACGAAAGTATACGATAAATTCATTGCGCTTGGGCCAAATATACGGGAAAAAATCGGTGCAAAGGGACTAAGCTGGGATGCTAAAGAGGAGTATGATGAATTAAAAGATATTTTAGGTACGGCTAAAACGACTAAAGAATATAAAGATTGCCCAGACATCTCAGCAGACCGAAACGCTGCGGAGGCCATTCTGACGCTATCCAGCACTACAAATGGTTCGCTCGCGATGAAAGCATGGGATACATTGGAAAAGAAAACGGGGCAAAAGTTAAAGGACCTGGCCATTGAACGGGCTGAAGAGCACATTTCATTTGACGAGATTACAGCCCAGCCCAGAAAGGTTTTATCCTCTCCGGTCTATAGCGGGACGGAGACAGGCAATCGCCGTTACTCGCCTTTTACGACAAATATAGAACGGCTTATTCCATTCCGAACTTTGACCGGCAGACAGCATTTTTTCTTAGACCATGAAATCATGCGGGAATTTGGAGAAGATCTGCCGACATTTAAAGCGCCTTTAAGAAAAGCTGCTTTCTATAATAAAGATGGTAAGCCGGCATCAACAACACAGGAAATAAAACTGCGCTATTTAACGCCTCATTTTAAATGGTCTTACCACAGCACATACTATGACACATTGCCGATGCTTACGCTGTTCAGGGGCGGACCGCATGTATGGATGAATAATAAAGATGCGGAAACTGTGGGCATACGTGATAATGACTGGCTGGAAATGTACAACCGCAACGGAGTTGTCGTCGCCAGGGCTGTCGTCAGTCATCGATTACCGAGAGGCGTGGCGTTTATGTATCATGTGCAGGACAGAACGATTAATGTTCCCGGTTCCAAAATAACGAAAGAACGCGGTGGAACTTTTAATAGCCCCACTAGGATTCACGTTAAGCCGACACAAATGATAGGGGGATACGCGCAACTAAGCTACGGATTTAATTATTACGGCCCGACCGGAAACCAAAGAGATGAACAAGTCGTCATTCGTAAATTAGAGCGAAACGAGGTAGATTGGCTTGAAGATTAA
- a CDS encoding hemerythrin domain-containing protein — MEVLERVYGEKHEKHAMIAAKALLDHWETRTIAHADSEEEGLYKRKLEENPDISHTLSMLKRDHDLLRILVGDIKEKLDKQVVNDDVIDRFKAINVLVQIHNRDEESYLLDHH; from the coding sequence ATGGAAGTATTGGAACGGGTTTATGGTGAAAAACACGAAAAGCACGCCATGATTGCAGCTAAAGCCCTTCTGGATCATTGGGAAACCCGCACAATTGCACACGCAGACTCGGAAGAAGAGGGTTTGTACAAGAGAAAACTTGAAGAAAACCCAGATATCTCTCATACACTGAGCATGCTTAAACGTGATCATGATTTGCTTAGGATACTGGTAGGCGATATAAAAGAAAAGCTGGATAAACAAGTAGTAAATGATGATGTGATCGACCGTTTTAAAGCGATTAACGTTCTGGTACAAATACACAATCGGGATGAGGAAAGCTATTTGTTGGATCATCATTAA
- the narH gene encoding nitrate reductase subunit beta, which produces MKIKAQFGMVMNLDKCIGCHTCSVTCNNTWTNRTGAEYMWWNNVETKPGVGYPREWENQETQRGGWELKNGKIELKAGGRAKKLLNIFYNPDLTRIDDYYEPWTYDYENLIKSPQKKHQPVARPVSQLTGEYIDLKWGPNWEDDLAGVYETAKKDPNMHNVDEQVIQEYEHAFMMYLPRICEHCINPSCLSSCPSGAIYKRDEDGIVLVDEDACRSWRFCMSGCPYKKVYFNWKTNKAEKCTFCFPRIENGQPTVCSETCVGRLRYIGIVLYDADKIEEAASVENPQDLYESHLGIFLDPNDPDVVRQAKKDGIPEDWIEAAQASPVYNLAVKHKVALPLHPEYRTLPMVWYIPPLSPITNTFGGQIDMLDPRIIFPTIKQFRIPIQYLANLMSAGDTKVIERVLKKMVAMRSYMRSVNLKQPFDKAVLKDAELTEETAVELYELSAIAKYNDRYVIPKSHREEAGNMYSGQGSSGYEFMEGCSGCSLGTEKYEDLYAFSEEYWSDLNGNAMDGRR; this is translated from the coding sequence TTGAAGATTAAAGCGCAATTCGGAATGGTGATGAACCTTGATAAATGCATTGGCTGCCATACATGCAGCGTGACCTGTAATAATACATGGACGAATCGTACCGGTGCCGAGTATATGTGGTGGAACAACGTCGAAACAAAACCGGGCGTTGGCTACCCGAGGGAATGGGAAAACCAAGAAACCCAGCGCGGAGGTTGGGAGTTGAAGAACGGAAAGATTGAACTGAAAGCCGGAGGCCGTGCCAAAAAGCTGCTCAATATCTTTTACAACCCAGATTTGACGCGTATCGATGATTATTATGAGCCGTGGACCTATGATTACGAGAATTTAATCAAAAGTCCTCAGAAAAAGCATCAGCCAGTGGCAAGGCCTGTCTCGCAGCTTACCGGCGAATACATCGATTTGAAATGGGGGCCGAACTGGGAGGACGATCTTGCAGGTGTTTATGAAACGGCTAAAAAGGACCCGAACATGCACAATGTGGATGAACAGGTCATCCAAGAATATGAACATGCGTTTATGATGTATTTGCCGAGGATTTGTGAACACTGCATCAATCCGTCATGTCTCTCTTCCTGTCCGTCCGGGGCCATTTATAAACGCGATGAAGACGGCATCGTTCTTGTTGATGAGGATGCATGCCGCAGCTGGCGTTTTTGCATGTCAGGCTGCCCGTATAAAAAAGTTTATTTTAACTGGAAAACGAATAAAGCTGAAAAATGTACGTTTTGTTTTCCTCGTATTGAAAACGGCCAGCCAACGGTTTGTTCTGAAACCTGTGTCGGCCGCTTGCGTTATATAGGCATCGTCCTTTATGACGCAGATAAAATAGAAGAGGCGGCATCTGTTGAAAATCCACAAGATTTATATGAATCACACTTGGGTATTTTTTTAGATCCAAATGATCCGGATGTCGTGAGACAGGCAAAAAAAGACGGAATTCCGGAAGATTGGATAGAAGCAGCCCAAGCGTCTCCCGTGTATAATCTTGCCGTGAAACATAAGGTGGCATTACCTCTGCATCCGGAATACAGGACCTTGCCAATGGTTTGGTACATCCCGCCTTTAAGCCCAATTACCAATACGTTCGGTGGTCAAATTGATATGCTGGATCCCAGAATCATTTTCCCGACGATCAAGCAATTCAGAATTCCCATCCAATACCTTGCAAATTTGATGTCAGCTGGGGATACGAAAGTAATTGAACGGGTATTAAAGAAAATGGTTGCCATGAGGAGTTATATGAGAAGCGTTAATCTGAAGCAACCATTTGATAAAGCCGTTCTTAAAGATGCCGAGTTAACGGAAGAAACTGCCGTAGAATTGTATGAATTATCCGCAATAGCGAAATACAATGATCGTTATGTTATTCCAAAATCACACCGGGAAGAAGCAGGCAATATGTATTCGGGACAAGGATCTTCGGGGTACGAATTTATGGAGGGCTGCTCAGGCTGCAGTTTAGGCACTGAAAAATATGAAGATTTATACGCCTTCAGTGAAGAATATTGGAGTGATCTAAATGGAAATGCAATGGATGGAAGAAGATAG